Genomic DNA from Alicyclobacillus fastidiosus:
TGGCGACAGACTCTCCGACAGACAGAAAGAAGGTGTATAGAATGTACGATTTGCTAACCGAAGAAACTGTTCGGGTGCAGTGCCATGCGAATGCCCGGGAGGAAGTCGTGGAGAGCGCCGGGCGGCTGTTGGTCCACTCAGGAGCGGTGCAGCCGAAGTACATCGACGCGATGAAGTGTTCACTCAATACCAACGGGCCGTACATGGTGATTGTTCCCGGTGTAGCCATCTTGCACGCGCGACCGGAAGATGGGGTCAATCGTGTTTGCATGAGCTTGGTCACTTTGGGCAAAGGCGTTCGCTTTGGTCATAAGGACAACGATCCGGTGGACGTGGCGATTGCTTTTGGTGCGGTCGATCGGCACCGCCACGTCGAAGCCTTAGCTGATTTAATGCGCTTATTATCCGACGAGGGGTCCATGCTCGCGATTCGCCATGCAAAGCGGGTCCAAGATGTACTGGACGTGATCGCGAAGGTGCTTTCTTAGACTTATAGATGACGAATGAAAGGGATGTGAACTGGTATGAAGATTCTTGCAGTTTGTGGAATGGGATTTGGAAGTAGCATGGTACTTCGGATGACGATTGAATCTGTGCTCAGAGAATTAGGTGTCAACGCGTCCGTGGCTACTTCGGACATCGGCATGGCAAAATCGGAGACTGCAGACGTGATTGTCACGTCATCTGAGTTCTCGCAATTGTTGGCAGATCAGGGAGTGCCGATTATTGAGATCCAAAACTACGTGGATAAACGAGAGATGAAGGAAAAACTGTTGACTGTTCTGCCAAAGTGAGGAGGTGTGACATCACATGGGCGTTCTACACTTTATCGTCAACGAAATTTTAAGCCAGCCTCAATTGCTGGTCGGGATTATGGCGCTCATTGGTCTTTTGGCGCTAAGAAAATCTGTGAATGATGTGGTGACGGGAACACTCAAGGTGATCGTCGGGTTCCTAATCTTGACGGGCGGCGCGGGCATTATCTCA
This window encodes:
- a CDS encoding PTS sugar transporter subunit IIB, with product MKILAVCGMGFGSSMVLRMTIESVLRELGVNASVATSDIGMAKSETADVIVTSSEFSQLLADQGVPIIEIQNYVDKREMKEKLLTVLPK